A region from the Triticum aestivum cultivar Chinese Spring chromosome 3D, IWGSC CS RefSeq v2.1, whole genome shotgun sequence genome encodes:
- the LOC123079403 gene encoding pentatricopeptide repeat-containing protein At3g13160, mitochondrial has translation MASAAAAAATRANSLSRIFSSSSPTAKLPKRNPKTKSAPAPTPTPKPPAADADSIAGQKLLKPLGAQPAAKAESDADRKLPKPLDDILIALIRQRNPDKLVSEFVQASTVSSRFRERHRVYEVAVSRLTSFGRQDGIKAIIEAQKPFLETSNEGFATRLIRLYGRASMPSHAAATFHELPTQHKSTMTFNALLAAYAEAGDLDGLTAAFREIPATHPSIVPSVYSYNILIRALCQKSDLSAALEAVLLMEKHGISPDIITFNTLLNGFCNNGPTDEAETVWEMMKERNLEPDAKCYNAKLRGLVAEGRTDDAAAVLERLEKDGPKPDTVSYNELIRGYLKAGRLQEAKKLYDDLGKNHCAANKGTYETLVPHLVQAGDLDCALRYCYEMFSSKRSSRVECGVLQDVVNALVDASRVEEAAKLVDIGRKKYYYSRKGLRMPGSAKGSELRAETDEEEAISEEKECEVEDETEK, from the coding sequence atggcctccgccgccgccgccgccgccacccgggcGAACAGCCTCTCCcgcatcttctcctcctcctcgccaacgGCAAAACTACCCAAGCGCAATCCCAAGACCAAGAGCgcgccggcgccgacgccgacgccgaaaccGCCCGCCGCCGATGCTGACTCCATCGCGGGCCAGAAGCTCCTGAAGCCCCTCGGCGCACAGCCCGCCGCCAAAGCTGAGTCCGACGCGGACCGCAAGCTCCCGAAGCCCCTTGACGATATCCTCATTGCCCTCATCCGGCAGCGCAACCCTGATAAGCTGGTCTCCGAGTTCGTCCAAGCGTCAACCGTGTCGTCGCGCTTCCGCGAGCGGCACCGCGTGTACGAGGTAGCGGTAAGCCGCCTCACTTCCTTTGGCCGCCAAGACGGCATCAAGGCCATCATCGAAGCGCAGAAGCCCTTCCTCGAGACCTCAAACGAGGGGTTCGCCACGCGCCTCATCCGCCTCTACGGCCGTGCCTCCATGCCATCCCACGCTGCCGCAACCTTCCATGAACTTCCCACGCAGCATAAATCCACCATGACATTCAACGCCCTTCTTGCAGCGTATGCAGAAGCCGGGGATTTGGACGGGCTCACTGCTGCATTCCGGGAGATCCCAGCCACCCACCCCTCGATTGTTCCCAGCGTATACTCTTACAACATACTCATCCGCGCATTGTGCCAGAAGTCTGACCTCTCAGCTGCTCTTGAGGCCGTCCTTCTCATGGAGAAGCATGGTATTTCACCTGACATTATTACTTTCAACACGCTGTTGAATGGGTTTTGCAACAATGGCCCCACGGATGAAGCAGAGACAGTATGGGAGATGATGAAGGAGAGGAATTTGGAGCCAGATGCAAAGTGCTACAATGCCAAGCTGCGGGGTTTGGTTGCAGAAGGGAGGACTGATGATGCAGCTGCCGTGCTTGAGAGGTTGGAGAAGGACGGGCCAAAACCCGATACAGTATCCTACAATGAGTTGATTCGAGGATATTTGAAAGCAGGGAGGTTACAGGAGGCCAAGAAGCTGTATGATGATTTGGGAAAAAATCACTGTGCCGCAAATAAGGGAACATATGAGACTCTCGTGCCACACCTTGTGCAGGCTGGAGACCTGGATTGTGCACTGAGGTACTGCTATGAAATGTTTAGTAGTAAAAGGAGCAGTAGAGTGGAGTGTGGTGTGCTGCAGGATGTAGTGAATGCATTGGTAGATGCATCGAGGGTGGAGGAGGCTGCCAAGCTTGTTGATATCGGGCGGAAGAAGTACTACTACTCACGAAAGGGTTTGAGGATGCCAGGTAGTGCAAAAGGCAGTGAATTAAGAGCTGAAACTGATGAGGAAGAAGCAATATCAGAAGAAAAGGAGTGTGAAGTGGAAGACGAGACTGAAAAGTAA